From a region of the Rhinolophus sinicus isolate RSC01 linkage group LG04, ASM3656204v1, whole genome shotgun sequence genome:
- the ZBTB43 gene encoding zinc finger and BTB domain-containing protein 43 produces the protein MEPGTNSFRVEFPDFSSTILQKLNQQRQQGQLCDVSIVVQGHIFRAHKAVLAASSPYFCDQVLLKNSRRIVLPDVMNPRVFENILLSSYTGRLVMPAPEIVSYLTAASFLQMWHVVDKCTEVLEGNPTVLYQKLNHSSDHQSPSSSNYNGLVESFELGSGGHADFPKSQELRDGENEEESTKDELSSQLTEHEYLPSNSSTEHDRLSTEMASQDGEEGASDSAEFHYTRPLYSKPSIMAHKRWIHVKPERFEQACEGVDVHAAYDEHQVTESISTVQTEHAVQPSGVEEDFHLGEKKGEADFDEQADESNYDEQVDFYGSSMEEFSGERSDGNLLGHRQEAALAAGYSENIEMVAGIKEEASHLGFSATDKLYPCQCGKSFTHKSQRDRHMSMHLGLRPYGCGVCGKKFKMKHHLVGHMKIHTGIKPYECNICARRFMWRDSFHRHVTSCTKSYEAAKAEQNTAEQNTAEAN, from the coding sequence ATGGAGCCTGGAACAAACTCTTTTCGAGTagaatttcctgatttttccagcaccattctGCAGAAACTAAACCAGCAGCGCCAGCAAGGACAACTATGCGATGTCTCCATTGTTGTGCAGGGCCACATTTTCCGGGCACACAAAGCTGTGCTTGCTGCCAGTTCGCCCTACTTTTGTGACCAGGTCCTCCTGAAAAACAGCCGGAGGATTGTCTTGCCTGATGTGATGAACCCGAGAGTGTTTGAGAACATTCTCCTATCTAGTTACACGGGACGTCTAGTAATGCCTGCTCCCGAGATTGTTAGTTACTTAACAGCAGCCAGCTTCCTCCAGATGTGGCATGTGGTGGACAAATGCACCGAGGTTCTCGAGGGAAACCCGACAGTCCTTTATCAGAAGCTAAATCACAGCAGTGACCACCAGTCTCCAAGCAGCAGTAATTACAATGGCCTGGTAGAGAGCTTTGAGCTGGGCTCAGGGGGCCACGCTGACTTCCCCAAATCCCAGGAACTGAGAGATGGAGAGAATGAAGAGGAGAGCACCAAAGACGAGCTGTCATCTCAGCTCACCGAGCACGAGTACCTTCCCAGCAACTCGTCCACGGAGCATGACCGGCTGAGCACTGAAATGGCGAGCCAGGACGGGGAGGAGGGGGCCAGCGACAGTGCCGAGTTTCACTACACCCGGCCTCTGTACAGCAAGCCCAGCATCATGGCCCACAAACGCTGGATCCACGTGAAGCCCGAGCGCTTCGAGCAGGCGTGCGAGGGCGTGGATGTGCACGCGGCTTACGACGAGCACCAGGTCACCGAGTCCATCAGCACCGTGCAGACGGAGCACGCCGTCCAGCCCTCGGGAGTGGAGGAGGACTTTCACCTCggggagaaaaaaggggaagCCGACTTTGACGAGCAGGCCGATGAAAGCAACTACGACGAGCAGGTGGATTTCTATGGCTCTTCCATGGAAGAGTTTTCCGGGGAGCGGTCGGATGGAAATCTCCTTGGACACAGACAGGAGGCTGCCCTCGCAGCGGGCTACAGCGAGAATATTGAAATGGTAGCAGGGATTAAAGAAGAAGCTTCCCACTTAGGATTCTCAGCCACCGACAAGCTGTATCCTTGTCAGTGTGGGAAGAGTTTCACGCACAAGAGCCAGCGAGATCGCCACATGAGTATGCACCTCGGTCTCCGGCCTTACGGCTGTGGCGTCTGTGGCAAGAAATTCAAAATGAAGCACCATCTCGTGGGCCACATGAAAATCCACACCGGCATAAAGCCCTACGAGTGTAACATCTGTGCAAGGAGGTTTATGTGGAGGGACAGTTTCCACAGGCATGTGACTTCTTGTACCAAGTCTTACGAAGCTGCAAAGGCTGAGCAGAATACAGCTGAGCAGAATACGGCTGAGGCTAACTAA